The proteins below come from a single Oxyura jamaicensis isolate SHBP4307 breed ruddy duck chromosome 1, BPBGC_Ojam_1.0, whole genome shotgun sequence genomic window:
- the CHST10 gene encoding carbohydrate sulfotransferase 10, protein MSDNMHHQWLLLAACFWVIFMFMVASKFITLTFKDPDGYGAKQEPLILTAVTKVEEAHKPEEERWPEEFQPTGKAFTGNLIRQPLVHMERLELLRNVCRDAALRNLSHTAVSKFVLDRIFVCDKHKILFCQTPKVGNTQWKKVLIVLNGAYSSIEDIPENIVHDHEKNGLPRLSSFSDSEIKKRLNLYFKFFIVRDPFERLISAFKDKFVHNPRFEPWYRHEIAPGIIRKYRKNRTETKGLQFEDFVRYLGDPNHRWLDVQFGDHIIHWVTYVELCAPCEITYSVIGHHETLEDDAPYILKAAGIDHLVSYPTIPPGITVYNRTKVERYFSGISKRDIRRLYARFEGDFKLFGYREPDFLLN, encoded by the exons ATGTCTGACAACATGCACCACCAGTGGCTGCTGCTAGCTGCATGCTTTTGGGTGATATTCATGTTCATGGTTGCTAGCAAGTTTATCACGTTGACTTTTAAAGACCCAGATG GCTATGGTGCCAAGCAGGAGCCATTAATACTGACAGCTGTGACAAAAGTGGAGGAGGCACACAAGCCAGAGGAAGAACGTTGGCCTGAAGAATTCCAG CCAACTGGAAAAGCTTTTACTGGAAATCTGATACGCCAACCCCTGGTTCATATGGAAAGGCTTGAGCTTCTCCGGAATGTCTGCAGAGACGCTGCACTGAGAAATCTCTCTCACACTGCAGTTTCCAAATTCGTCTTGGACCGAATATTTGTGTGTGACAAGCACAAGATCCTGTTTTGTCAGACACCGAAAGTGGGCAACACTCAGTGGAAAAAAGTCTTGATCGTTTTAAATG GAGCATATTCTTCCATAGAAGACATCCCAGAAAATATTGTACACGATCACGAGAAGAATGGCCTTCCACGCTTGTCCTCCTTCAGTgactctgaaattaaaaaacg ACTGAATTTATACTTCAAGTTTTTTATTGTTAGAGATCCATTTGAAAGACTTATCTCTgcatttaaagacaaatttgTGCACAATCCTCGCTTTGAACCTTGGTACCGGCATGAAATTGCTCCTGGCATCATTCGTAAGTACAGAAAGAATCGCACAGAGACCAAAGGGCTGCAGTTCGAGGATTTTGTGCGCTATCTGGGCGACCCTAACCACCGCTGGCTGGATGTTCAGTTTGGCGATCACATCATTCACTGGGTAACATATGTGGAACTTTGTGCCCCCTGTGAAATTACGTACAGTGTGATTGGACACCACGAAACCCTGGAGGACGATGCTCCATACATCCTGAAAGCAGCTGGCATAGACCATCTGGTGTCGTACCCCACCATTCCACCAGGCATCACAGTGTACAACAGAACAAAAGTAGAGCGGTATTTTTCAGGAATTAGCAAGAGGGACATAAGACGCCTCTACGCTCGCTTTGAAGGTGATTTTAAACTCTTTGGTTATCGGGAGCCAGATTTCTTGCTGAACTGA